The following proteins are encoded in a genomic region of Sorangiineae bacterium MSr12523:
- a CDS encoding cobyric acid synthase — MTARTLMIQGTASSVGKSIVCAALCRLFRQRGLRVAPFKSQNMALNAFVTPDGGEIGRAQAVQAEAARVVPTVDMNPILLKPEGDARSQVIVLGKSIGSLGAADYHMRKPELRTMVRESLDRLRATHDLVIIEGAGSPAEINLKERDIVNMYVAHIAEAPVVLVGDIDRGGVFAAFVGTMELLEPHERARVGAFLVNKFRGDVKLLEPGLRFLEDRTQVPVLGVLPYVKQLRVADEDSVSLEERRGRRRAGANQIDIAVVRLPRISNYDDFQPLEYEPDVVVRFVEHADAVEGADLVILPGTKATMADLEWLHATGFADAIAGRASRSEPVLGICGGCQMLGESIADPHGVESPQEFARGLGLLAFHTRFGPEKRTCQVRARSARASFLAAEGEEQLFGYEIHMGRLERHTHAAASFRILARNGAEVHELDGDVSENGAVVGTMIHGLFENASVRRTLLTHLRRAKGLPDLAPPEPVAGPRDEYDRLADVVREHVNMDLLEKLIQS; from the coding sequence ATGACCGCCCGCACCCTCATGATTCAAGGAACCGCCTCCTCCGTCGGAAAGAGCATCGTCTGCGCGGCGCTCTGCCGGCTGTTTCGACAGCGGGGCCTTCGCGTTGCGCCCTTCAAGTCGCAAAATATGGCGCTCAATGCCTTCGTCACGCCCGATGGCGGTGAAATCGGTCGCGCCCAGGCCGTGCAAGCCGAGGCAGCGCGCGTGGTGCCCACCGTGGACATGAACCCCATCTTGCTCAAGCCCGAGGGCGACGCCCGCTCGCAGGTCATCGTGCTGGGCAAAAGCATCGGTAGCCTCGGGGCCGCCGACTACCACATGCGCAAGCCCGAGCTTCGCACCATGGTTCGCGAGTCGCTCGACCGGCTGCGCGCCACGCACGATCTGGTCATCATCGAGGGGGCGGGCAGCCCGGCCGAGATCAACCTCAAAGAACGCGACATCGTGAATATGTATGTTGCACATATCGCCGAGGCGCCGGTGGTCTTGGTCGGTGACATCGACCGCGGCGGCGTCTTCGCCGCGTTCGTCGGCACCATGGAATTGCTCGAGCCCCACGAGCGCGCCCGCGTCGGCGCCTTCCTGGTGAACAAGTTTCGCGGCGACGTGAAGCTGCTCGAGCCCGGGCTGCGCTTTCTGGAGGACCGCACCCAGGTGCCGGTGCTTGGCGTGCTGCCTTACGTGAAGCAGCTTCGCGTGGCCGACGAAGACTCCGTCTCGCTGGAGGAGCGCCGCGGGCGCCGGCGTGCGGGCGCGAACCAGATCGACATCGCCGTGGTGCGGCTGCCGCGCATCTCGAACTACGACGATTTTCAGCCGCTCGAGTACGAGCCCGACGTGGTGGTTCGGTTCGTGGAGCACGCGGATGCCGTGGAGGGCGCCGATCTGGTCATTTTACCGGGGACCAAAGCCACCATGGCCGATCTGGAGTGGCTTCATGCGACGGGCTTCGCCGACGCCATTGCCGGCCGTGCATCCCGCTCGGAGCCGGTCCTGGGCATCTGTGGCGGCTGCCAAATGCTCGGTGAGAGCATCGCGGATCCCCACGGCGTGGAGTCGCCGCAGGAGTTTGCCCGCGGGCTCGGGTTGCTCGCCTTCCACACGCGGTTCGGGCCCGAGAAGCGCACATGCCAAGTGCGCGCCCGAAGTGCCCGAGCGAGCTTTCTGGCCGCGGAAGGCGAAGAGCAGCTCTTTGGCTACGAGATCCACATGGGGCGTCTCGAGCGGCACACGCACGCCGCGGCGAGCTTTCGCATCCTCGCGCGCAATGGTGCCGAGGTTCACGAGCTCGATGGCGACGTCTCCGAAAACGGCGCCGTCGTGGGCACGATGATTCACGGCCTCTTCGAGAACGCCTCCGTGCGGCGCACCCTGCTGACGCACCTTCGCCGCGCGAAGGGCCTTCCCGATCTCGCACCTCCGGAGCCGGTGGCGGGGCCGCGGGACGAGTACGATCGCCTCGCCGACGTCGTTCGTGAGCACGTAAACATGGACCTTCTCGAGAAGTTGATTCAGTCATGA
- a CDS encoding energy transducer TonB, which produces MGTEKSSHRAAALVFAAASAACAGETATAPPPTSRPWACLAKAPPHPKPRTESGEEIPPNEITPPRLIPSPPGPPRVMKSILPSSLPEGPVYLAARCTIHTDGTVSDCSMICSHPAYDAVTLEGLSIQRYEPATYRGRPIELVYTFTYRVLGP; this is translated from the coding sequence ATGGGAACCGAAAAATCGAGCCATCGCGCCGCCGCCCTGGTTTTCGCCGCCGCATCCGCAGCATGCGCCGGAGAAACCGCCACCGCCCCGCCCCCTACGTCGCGCCCCTGGGCGTGTTTGGCCAAGGCGCCTCCGCACCCAAAGCCCCGAACCGAATCGGGCGAGGAGATCCCGCCGAACGAGATCACACCCCCGCGCCTGATCCCGAGTCCTCCGGGTCCTCCGCGCGTCATGAAATCGATACTTCCTTCCTCTTTGCCCGAGGGTCCCGTCTACCTTGCCGCCCGCTGCACCATTCACACCGACGGCACCGTCTCGGACTGCAGCATGATCTGCTCCCACCCCGCCTACGACGCGGTCACCCTCGAAGGGTTGAGTATTCAGCGTTACGAACCCGCCACCTACCGAGGCCGCCCCATCGAACTCGTCTACACCTTCACCTACCGCGTTCTGGGACCATGA
- a CDS encoding energy transducer TonB — MKRVARILAALLPLAVCGCETANAPPPTLLLVRWERVPLSASADPLPEPPPEDSGLVTTPGVKPACFAKLSKPPLVPRSGGEPPNPDKPMTKPRLITGSNVPILPREVLVRSLELYIVARCTLHKEGHVTDCSFLCSYPGVDKAVLDILYEQRYSPAIYEGVPVDVTYTFQFHIGPQ, encoded by the coding sequence ATGAAACGCGTCGCTCGAATTCTGGCCGCCCTCCTCCCGCTGGCTGTCTGCGGGTGCGAAACGGCCAACGCTCCGCCGCCCACCCTACTGCTAGTTCGATGGGAGCGCGTCCCGCTCTCGGCATCGGCCGACCCGCTCCCCGAGCCTCCTCCAGAAGACTCGGGCCTCGTCACGACGCCGGGGGTCAAGCCAGCGTGCTTTGCCAAACTATCCAAGCCACCCTTGGTACCGCGCTCCGGCGGCGAGCCGCCGAATCCGGACAAGCCCATGACGAAGCCTAGGCTCATCACCGGAAGCAACGTGCCGATCCTTCCCCGGGAAGTGCTCGTGCGTTCTTTGGAGCTCTACATCGTCGCACGGTGCACATTGCACAAGGAAGGCCACGTAACCGATTGCAGCTTCCTTTGCTCGTATCCAGGCGTGGACAAGGCGGTACTCGATATCCTTTACGAGCAGCGCTACAGCCCCGCAATCTATGAGGGCGTTCCTGTCGACGTGACCTATACGTTCCAGTTTCATATTGGGCCCCAATGA
- a CDS encoding histidinol-phosphate aminotransferase family protein has product MDSPAHGGPVDDELAAVGLRAEDVLDFSVNVNPYGPCPSVLRAIAEAPLHRYPDPSAAPTRRALAAHLDEPDARVILGNGAVDLLWLLARAWLRPGDLAMAIEPTFSEMQRAAMQAGARILEHRTLPRNDFALDIPALDAQLHAFRPRLVYVCSPSNPVGVVTPFEVLEDLAERHPDTLFVCDVSFLSLSAHHGIARPSRRIVWVCSLTKDHALPGLRMGYAVAPEPLVARMEAERPPWSIGAPAQAAILATFEPEAQRFVDESRVRLLQDRAALEARLHHLDLRTHPSDTVYVLVYLGGRRLATDLRRTLLERHAVLVRDATSFGLPGHIRLAARPLPDTELLVSALRQELRP; this is encoded by the coding sequence ATGGATAGCCCGGCGCACGGTGGCCCTGTCGACGACGAGCTCGCCGCCGTCGGTCTTCGCGCCGAGGACGTGCTCGACTTCAGCGTCAACGTCAACCCGTACGGACCATGCCCCTCCGTGCTGCGCGCCATCGCCGAGGCTCCGCTGCATCGCTACCCGGATCCCTCCGCCGCACCCACGCGCCGCGCGCTTGCCGCGCACCTCGATGAACCCGACGCGCGCGTCATCCTCGGCAACGGCGCCGTCGATCTTCTCTGGCTTCTCGCCCGCGCGTGGCTGCGCCCTGGCGATCTCGCTATGGCCATCGAGCCGACGTTCTCGGAAATGCAGCGCGCGGCCATGCAGGCCGGGGCGCGCATCCTCGAGCACCGCACCTTGCCGCGCAACGACTTCGCCCTCGACATTCCCGCGCTCGATGCGCAGCTTCACGCCTTCCGCCCGCGGCTCGTCTACGTCTGCAGCCCTTCCAACCCCGTGGGCGTCGTCACGCCGTTCGAGGTCCTCGAAGACTTGGCCGAGCGCCACCCGGACACATTGTTCGTGTGCGACGTCTCGTTCCTCTCGCTCAGCGCACACCACGGCATCGCGCGTCCTTCCCGTCGCATCGTGTGGGTCTGCTCGCTCACCAAGGACCACGCGTTGCCGGGATTGCGCATGGGGTATGCGGTGGCCCCCGAGCCTCTCGTCGCGCGCATGGAGGCCGAGCGGCCGCCGTGGTCGATCGGCGCGCCCGCGCAAGCTGCCATTCTCGCCACCTTCGAGCCCGAGGCGCAGCGCTTCGTCGACGAGAGCCGCGTCCGGCTTCTCCAAGACCGCGCCGCACTCGAGGCTCGGCTGCACCACCTCGACCTGCGCACGCACCCAAGCGACACCGTCTACGTGCTCGTCTATCTCGGTGGGCGGCGCCTTGCCACGGATCTGCGCCGCACCTTGCTGGAACGGCACGCCGTTCTGGTGCGCGATGCCACCTCCTTCGGGTTGCCCGGGCACATTCGCCTGGCGGCCCGCCCCTTACCCGACACGGAACTTCTCGTCTCCGCCCTTCGCCAAGAGCTTCGCCCATGA
- the rph gene encoding ribonuclease PH, with product MRPDARALDALRPVEMVLGFHRPSEGSVLYRAGGTIVLCTASVEPKVPAFLEGKGKGWLTAEYQMHPRANPPRRENRDGRGKAPSGRTQEIQRLVGRALRAAVLLEKLGELTITIDCDVLEADGGTRTASVTGGFVALALAIAKLRERGTLSGPVLREPVAATSVGLLKNDQLALDLMYLEDSAAEVDLNVVATASGAIIEVQGTAEGAPAPRARIDAMLDLALAGVAELTRLQRAALADAGVSLDALLVGGG from the coding sequence ATGCGACCCGATGCTCGTGCGCTCGATGCGCTTCGCCCCGTCGAAATGGTTCTCGGTTTTCATCGTCCCTCGGAAGGGTCGGTGCTCTACCGCGCGGGGGGCACGATTGTTCTCTGCACGGCGTCGGTCGAGCCGAAGGTGCCCGCCTTTCTCGAGGGCAAAGGCAAAGGATGGCTCACGGCCGAGTACCAAATGCACCCGCGCGCCAATCCGCCGCGCCGCGAAAATCGCGATGGACGCGGCAAAGCGCCCAGCGGCAGAACGCAAGAGATTCAGCGGCTGGTCGGGCGTGCCCTGCGCGCGGCCGTGCTTCTGGAGAAGCTCGGGGAGCTGACCATTACCATCGACTGCGACGTGCTCGAGGCCGACGGCGGCACGCGCACCGCATCCGTGACCGGCGGATTCGTGGCGCTGGCATTGGCCATCGCCAAGCTGCGCGAACGCGGGACCTTGAGCGGGCCCGTTCTGCGGGAGCCGGTGGCGGCGACCAGCGTCGGTTTGCTCAAGAATGACCAACTGGCGCTCGACCTGATGTACCTCGAAGACTCGGCCGCGGAGGTGGACCTCAACGTCGTGGCCACCGCGTCGGGCGCAATCATCGAGGTGCAAGGCACCGCCGAAGGCGCACCGGCACCGCGCGCGCGCATCGATGCGATGCTCGATCTGGCACTCGCCGGCGTGGCCGAGCTCACGCGCCTGCAGCGTGCGGCGCTGGCCGATGCGGGCGTATCGCTCGATGCGTTGCTCGTGGGCGGCGGGTGA
- the rdgB gene encoding RdgB/HAM1 family non-canonical purine NTP pyrophosphatase, whose protein sequence is MRCSWAAGDGVKHSLVLATHNRNKVEELRGLLAGLPLDIFALPDVLPQALPVVEDGRTFIENAVKKARAAAHATMMLALADDSGLEVDALDGRPGVYSARFAHERATDSENNAALLDELEALGDPVSAAQNKSYVARFRCALALVDPFAKDGEPKVVEGACEGRITSIPRGSGGFGYDPLFVLAGMDKTMAELTEDEKNRVSHRSKAFAAMRPVISELIVAREQQIRRICE, encoded by the coding sequence ATGCGTTGCTCGTGGGCGGCGGGTGACGGCGTGAAGCACTCGCTCGTCCTGGCAACGCACAACCGGAACAAGGTGGAGGAGCTCCGCGGTCTCTTGGCGGGGCTCCCGCTGGACATTTTTGCGCTGCCGGACGTTCTGCCGCAGGCGCTGCCCGTCGTGGAAGATGGGCGAACCTTCATCGAGAACGCGGTGAAGAAGGCGCGCGCGGCGGCGCATGCGACGATGATGCTGGCCCTCGCGGATGACTCAGGGCTGGAGGTCGATGCCCTCGACGGAAGGCCAGGCGTGTATTCTGCACGCTTTGCCCACGAGCGCGCGACCGACTCGGAGAACAACGCAGCGCTGCTCGACGAGCTGGAGGCGCTGGGCGATCCCGTATCGGCGGCGCAGAACAAGAGCTACGTGGCGCGCTTCCGATGTGCGCTGGCCTTGGTGGATCCCTTTGCAAAGGACGGGGAACCGAAAGTCGTCGAGGGGGCCTGCGAGGGACGTATCACGAGCATCCCGCGCGGCTCGGGTGGGTTCGGCTACGATCCGCTGTTCGTGCTGGCCGGCATGGACAAGACGATGGCCGAGCTCACCGAGGACGAGAAGAATCGGGTGAGCCATCGCTCGAAGGCTTTCGCGGCGATGCGGCCCGTGATTTCCGAGTTGATTGTCGCGCGGGAGCAGCAGATTCGGCGAATTTGCGAGTAG
- a CDS encoding DUF3857 domain-containing transglutaminase family protein, translating to MSPRPVLLALLLGTALFEVSPAARAAANAEGAVPVAKVPSWVIPAERAPHAPSKDAAEQGGVIDETIDDQYRVASSVEHYMHRVKRIVSAAGVDEVGQMQIEFDPSYEHLTLHRVSIVRAGTSIDALTTATVRVTDVEREADQRVYNGRRTAHVLIHDLRVGDVVDYDYTLEGQNPVLGGRFVTVEPLATSRPVEYLRVRILAPPSRSLTFRTTGMTLDPVTRVADSMRELTWERRDVPEPVYERDVPSWYVQRPRLVVSEFDSWRSVAAWAVPLFEEAGRPTAEITAAANDIAQKHTTPAARALAALRFVQDEVRYLGIEMGANSHRPHPAADVLKQRFGDCKDKSVLLVALLTAMGIEAHGVLVDSDLREHVEGELPSPYAFDHAVVRILLEGKPIWVDPTRSAERSALGDAPLRFGKALVAARDTNGLSTIEAPFPKEPTVVTYESFRFGDTDGRLDVVRTFRDADARAMRHRLAGIPRAKIQKRYLDEYATMYPTIEVVEEMTVEDRPNEDAVVLREHYVMPHVVKDGDFSVRARGVTDIVGTTQSAKRNAPLGIDYPAFEHHQIDLYTDDGIKFPEPPDENFNDSVLIFTLRSETHDKRTVLDFEVRTLRDFVPPNEVAEHMALVDRIRDATYFSFTPSNKPRKGTSTPLTLLAAIGALFGIVGLVVVIRHGSISWLLRPRSRGHATEQPRQRRSGNGDTAATATWVLSRSEAEKLLLGPRCHCGARFTGPLPDSTWSAVLFDGRTITSARVVCAKCDKTRIRYFEIN from the coding sequence ATGTCTCCACGCCCCGTCCTCCTCGCACTTTTGCTCGGCACGGCCCTTTTCGAAGTATCGCCCGCGGCGCGCGCGGCTGCGAATGCCGAGGGTGCGGTGCCCGTGGCCAAGGTTCCGTCGTGGGTCATTCCCGCGGAGCGGGCGCCGCACGCGCCGAGCAAAGATGCGGCGGAGCAGGGCGGCGTGATCGACGAGACCATCGACGACCAATATCGCGTTGCTTCCAGCGTCGAACACTACATGCATCGCGTGAAGCGCATTGTCTCGGCGGCGGGCGTGGATGAAGTCGGGCAGATGCAGATCGAATTCGACCCCAGTTATGAGCACCTGACCTTGCACCGTGTGAGCATCGTTCGTGCGGGGACCAGCATCGACGCGTTGACCACGGCGACCGTTCGCGTGACCGATGTCGAGCGCGAGGCCGATCAGCGCGTGTACAATGGGCGCCGCACGGCCCATGTGCTCATTCACGATTTGCGGGTGGGTGACGTCGTCGATTATGACTACACCCTCGAGGGACAGAATCCCGTTTTGGGGGGACGCTTCGTTACCGTCGAGCCGCTGGCGACCTCGCGTCCCGTGGAGTACCTCCGGGTGCGCATCCTCGCGCCGCCATCCCGATCCCTTACATTTCGCACCACGGGAATGACGCTCGATCCCGTTACCCGCGTGGCCGACAGCATGCGCGAGCTCACGTGGGAACGGCGGGATGTGCCCGAGCCGGTCTACGAGCGCGATGTGCCGAGCTGGTACGTTCAGCGGCCCAGGCTCGTCGTGAGCGAATTCGACTCATGGCGCAGCGTCGCGGCTTGGGCCGTTCCCCTTTTCGAAGAGGCCGGCCGTCCCACGGCGGAGATCACGGCCGCCGCCAACGACATTGCCCAAAAGCACACCACGCCCGCGGCGCGTGCACTCGCCGCGTTGCGGTTCGTGCAAGACGAAGTGCGCTACCTCGGTATCGAGATGGGGGCGAACTCGCACCGGCCTCACCCGGCCGCGGACGTGTTGAAACAGCGATTCGGTGATTGCAAAGACAAATCGGTCCTGCTCGTTGCCTTGCTGACCGCGATGGGCATCGAAGCACACGGCGTCTTGGTCGACTCGGATCTCCGAGAGCACGTCGAAGGAGAACTGCCCTCGCCGTATGCCTTCGATCATGCGGTCGTGCGCATCCTCCTCGAAGGCAAACCCATCTGGGTCGACCCAACGCGCTCCGCGGAACGCAGCGCTCTGGGGGATGCGCCATTACGGTTTGGAAAAGCGTTGGTCGCCGCACGTGACACGAATGGCCTTTCCACCATCGAGGCGCCCTTTCCCAAAGAACCCACCGTCGTAACGTACGAGTCCTTTCGATTCGGCGATACCGATGGACGCCTGGACGTGGTGCGTACCTTCCGCGACGCCGACGCGCGGGCGATGCGCCATCGGCTCGCTGGAATACCACGGGCCAAGATTCAAAAGCGCTACCTCGATGAATACGCCACCATGTATCCGACCATCGAAGTGGTTGAAGAGATGACGGTGGAAGATCGTCCCAACGAGGACGCGGTCGTTCTTCGGGAGCATTATGTGATGCCCCATGTCGTGAAAGATGGCGATTTCTCCGTGCGTGCCCGCGGCGTGACCGACATCGTCGGAACGACCCAATCGGCCAAGCGCAATGCTCCCCTCGGCATCGATTATCCGGCGTTCGAGCATCACCAGATCGACCTTTACACCGACGATGGGATCAAATTCCCCGAGCCACCCGACGAGAACTTCAACGATTCGGTACTCATCTTCACGCTTCGCTCCGAGACGCACGACAAGAGGACCGTTCTCGATTTCGAAGTTCGAACCCTTCGCGACTTCGTCCCGCCGAACGAGGTCGCCGAACACATGGCCCTGGTCGACCGGATTCGCGATGCGACCTATTTTTCGTTCACCCCATCCAACAAGCCCCGCAAAGGTACGTCTACCCCGCTGACATTGCTTGCGGCCATCGGTGCCCTCTTCGGCATCGTCGGCCTCGTCGTGGTGATTCGTCATGGCTCGATTTCCTGGCTGCTACGGCCCCGGTCGCGCGGCCACGCCACGGAACAACCGCGCCAACGCCGCAGCGGCAATGGCGATACCGCGGCGACGGCCACCTGGGTTCTGTCGCGCAGCGAAGCCGAAAAGCTCCTCCTCGGCCCACGATGCCATTGCGGTGCACGGTTCACGGGGCCGCTCCCCGACAGCACGTGGAGCGCGGTCTTGTTCGACGGGCGCACCATCACATCGGCCCGCGTCGTCTGTGCGAAATGCGATAAGACGCGCATTCGCTATTTCGAAATCAACTAG
- the cobT gene encoding nicotinate-nucleotide--dimethylbenzimidazole phosphoribosyltransferase: MIPVRFDEAARAALYRVMELRRDIRHFRPGDIDDDVLARILGAAELAPSVGFSQPWAFVVIRDPAIRAHIRQSFLRCREAEAARFPADRREAYLEFKLEGIEESTLNVCVLADLRPRDEAILGTTVQPESVRASVCCAVQNLWLAARAEGIGIGWVSIVEPSVLREELALPAGVEPIAYLCVGHAEEFRERPLLEENGWRPRRTSVIHRDRWPSSEPSAPAPTPPDVRGLPGAIPPYCEIARRASLEHQLLLTKPPGSLGRLEEVAAWYAGAHGRFPPPRPERPLVAVFAADHGVTVEGVSAYPSSVTAGMVANMMAGGAAISVMAHRLDIHVSLVDVGVAGDLSALPTNPLFALHRAPVRAGTANFAREPAMTREQARQAMDVGEQLARRAASDDYQLLAIGEVGIGNTTSAAALLCAFTGASPSDAVGAGTGISDAIRLHKVAIVEAALRLHAPDPADPLGVLAAVGGLELAAMAGFLLGAARERIPVVLDGFLASVSALVAAAFDPQVTPYLLASHASAEKGAGLATAALGKTPLLDLGLRLGEGTGAVLAVDLVRTAVELQLSMATFATAGIRR; this comes from the coding sequence ATGATCCCGGTGCGCTTCGACGAAGCCGCGCGTGCGGCTCTCTATCGCGTCATGGAGCTGCGGCGCGACATTCGCCACTTCCGCCCCGGCGACATCGACGACGATGTGCTCGCGCGCATCCTCGGTGCCGCGGAGCTCGCGCCGAGCGTGGGCTTTTCGCAGCCTTGGGCCTTCGTCGTCATTCGCGATCCCGCGATACGTGCGCACATTCGTCAGAGCTTTCTCCGCTGCCGCGAGGCGGAGGCCGCGCGCTTTCCCGCGGATCGCCGCGAGGCGTACCTGGAGTTCAAACTCGAGGGCATCGAGGAGTCGACGCTCAACGTCTGCGTGCTCGCGGATCTGCGTCCGCGCGACGAAGCGATCCTCGGCACCACCGTGCAACCCGAGTCGGTGCGCGCGAGCGTCTGCTGCGCCGTGCAGAACCTCTGGCTCGCCGCGCGGGCGGAGGGCATTGGTATCGGTTGGGTGAGCATCGTCGAGCCCTCCGTCTTGCGCGAGGAGCTCGCGCTTCCGGCCGGCGTCGAGCCCATCGCCTACCTCTGCGTCGGCCACGCCGAAGAATTTCGCGAGCGCCCGCTCCTCGAGGAGAACGGCTGGCGGCCGCGCCGCACCTCGGTCATCCATCGCGATCGCTGGCCTTCGTCCGAGCCCTCCGCTCCGGCGCCCACCCCGCCGGATGTCCGCGGCTTGCCGGGCGCCATCCCTCCATATTGCGAGATCGCCCGCCGCGCATCCCTCGAGCACCAGCTGCTTCTCACCAAGCCGCCCGGCAGCCTCGGCCGCCTCGAAGAAGTCGCCGCCTGGTACGCGGGTGCCCACGGGCGCTTTCCCCCGCCGCGTCCCGAGCGACCGCTGGTGGCCGTCTTCGCCGCCGACCATGGCGTCACCGTCGAAGGCGTGAGCGCGTATCCCTCGTCGGTCACCGCCGGCATGGTCGCGAACATGATGGCCGGCGGCGCCGCCATCAGCGTGATGGCCCACCGCCTCGACATCCATGTATCGCTCGTGGACGTCGGCGTGGCCGGCGATCTCTCGGCGCTCCCCACGAACCCGCTCTTCGCTTTGCACCGCGCCCCCGTTCGCGCGGGCACCGCGAACTTCGCCCGCGAACCCGCGATGACCCGCGAGCAGGCCCGCCAGGCGATGGACGTCGGCGAGCAGCTCGCCCGCCGTGCCGCGTCCGACGATTACCAACTCCTGGCCATCGGCGAAGTCGGCATCGGCAACACCACGTCCGCCGCCGCGCTTCTCTGCGCCTTCACGGGCGCATCGCCCTCCGACGCCGTCGGCGCGGGAACCGGCATTTCCGATGCGATCCGACTTCACAAGGTTGCCATCGTCGAAGCCGCCCTGCGCCTTCACGCGCCCGATCCCGCCGACCCGCTCGGCGTCCTCGCGGCCGTCGGCGGACTGGAGCTCGCCGCCATGGCGGGCTTTCTTCTCGGCGCCGCCCGCGAGCGCATCCCCGTGGTGCTCGATGGCTTTCTCGCCAGCGTCTCCGCGCTCGTCGCCGCGGCCTTCGACCCTCAGGTCACGCCGTATCTCCTCGCCTCCCACGCCTCCGCCGAGAAAGGCGCGGGCCTCGCCACCGCGGCCCTTGGCAAGACTCCGCTCCTCGATCTCGGCCTGCGTCTCGGCGAAGGCACCGGCGCCGTTCTCGCCGTGGACTTGGTCCGCACCGCCGTGGAGCTCCAGCTCTCGATGGCCACCTTCGCCACCGCGGGCATTCGCCGCTAG